The Flavobacterium commune genome contains a region encoding:
- a CDS encoding DUF6056 family protein, giving the protein MDRIIKTEWWIVLIGFLSILPFLLISIYANPSADDIFYHNIGHLRGFVEAQVFWYHNWSGRYISTAILSIQSLVENPYYIYKSIPIFLLIVLLYSIYRISFLVLGSTNKRECLVFMFLFMVVYLIQIPTVAEGFYWLAGAITYQLSNILFIWLIYFLLKLIQTNVLKYFILTLFLIAIVVGTNETAMVFVDLLLLVTLIFHYNRDQKINYFLLSLFVVALVCSAIVYFSPGNVIRASSYPNKRKIIYALLKTVNGIATYLAIWMPFMVLSSLVYINYLNKKKIKFESQFLKTNPVGIVLVICCLLFMGFFTSYWSIGGAPQLRTLNTVYFVFLLGFMYSIFVLLAKFNDANRVLFSFSKEVKYFLVLLIFLQLGKKNNVKLAYKDLLSGTASHFDRELKNRYQLIQNNVEANCKVPKLNSRPITIFAHDITANPNEWKNQAYSIYFGKKTIVTD; this is encoded by the coding sequence TTGGATAGAATAATAAAAACAGAATGGTGGATTGTTTTAATCGGTTTCCTTTCAATTTTACCTTTTCTATTAATCTCTATTTATGCTAATCCTAGTGCCGATGATATATTTTATCACAACATAGGTCATCTACGTGGTTTTGTTGAGGCACAAGTATTTTGGTATCATAATTGGTCAGGAAGGTATATTTCGACAGCCATATTAAGCATACAGTCTTTAGTCGAAAATCCTTATTACATTTATAAATCTATCCCCATATTTTTACTGATAGTATTGTTGTATTCGATATATAGAATTTCTTTTTTAGTATTAGGAAGTACAAATAAAAGAGAATGTTTGGTATTTATGTTTTTGTTTATGGTTGTTTATTTAATACAAATACCTACCGTTGCAGAAGGTTTTTATTGGTTAGCAGGAGCAATTACGTATCAGTTATCCAATATTTTATTTATTTGGCTCATATACTTTTTATTGAAATTAATCCAAACAAATGTTCTAAAGTATTTTATTCTTACACTGTTTTTAATAGCAATAGTTGTTGGGACGAATGAAACAGCAATGGTATTTGTTGATTTATTATTACTCGTAACTCTAATATTTCATTATAATAGAGATCAGAAAATAAATTATTTTTTACTCTCCTTATTTGTCGTTGCTTTGGTTTGTTCGGCTATAGTTTATTTTTCACCAGGTAATGTAATTAGAGCTTCCAGCTATCCTAATAAGCGTAAAATTATTTACGCATTGTTGAAAACAGTCAATGGTATAGCTACTTATTTAGCAATTTGGATGCCTTTTATGGTGCTTTCTTCATTGGTTTATATAAATTATTTGAATAAAAAAAAGATAAAGTTTGAATCTCAATTTTTAAAAACAAATCCAGTTGGGATAGTTTTAGTAATTTGCTGTTTGCTTTTTATGGGCTTTTTTACAAGTTATTGGAGTATTGGTGGCGCTCCCCAACTTAGAACGCTTAATACCGTTTATTTTGTTTTTTTATTAGGTTTTATGTATTCTATATTTGTTTTATTAGCGAAATTTAATGATGCAAATCGTGTTTTGTTTAGTTTTTCCAAAGAGGTAAAATACTTCCTGGTTCTTTTGATTTTTTTACAATTAGGGAAAAAGAATAATGTTAAGTTGGCTTACAAAGATTTGTTAAGCGGCACAGCATCTCATTTTGATAGGGAATTAAAAAATCGTTACCAATTGATTCAAAATAATGTTGAAGCGAATTGTAAAGTGCCAAAATTAAATAGCAGACCAATAACTATTTTTGCTCATGATATTACAGCTAATCCTAATGAGTGGAAAAATCAGGCTTATAGTATTTATTTTGGAAAGAAAACAATTGTAACAGATTGA
- a CDS encoding glycosyltransferase family 2 protein: MNSTLVSIIVPCYKQAHYLSEALQSVLEQSYANWECIIVNDGSPDTTELVAKEWLEKDNRFKYLYKENGGLPSARNAGIKTSLGEFILPLDADDILHHDYLKKIVPVLESNDTLAIVSCYTKFFTNKLSNIVYELKPIGTTYHALIFQNTLVATSLYRKKCWEEVGGYDETMKKGYEDWEFWIALTKGGLEYKVVEEFLFYYRRAKKSMLVDTRNKYAEKNMEYIFKKHKDIYCKHFDNTAEVLFYYIKTHRMGKMELKKSLEYKIGKLIMKPFQMLKKIFNL, from the coding sequence ATGAATAGTACACTAGTGTCCATAATTGTTCCTTGTTACAAGCAAGCTCATTATTTAAGTGAGGCTTTGCAGTCCGTTTTAGAACAAAGCTATGCCAACTGGGAATGTATTATTGTTAACGACGGCAGTCCTGATACTACCGAATTAGTAGCTAAAGAATGGCTAGAAAAAGATAACCGTTTTAAATACCTGTATAAAGAAAACGGAGGATTGCCTTCGGCCAGAAATGCAGGGATAAAAACAAGTTTAGGAGAATTTATTTTACCCCTTGATGCTGATGATATTTTGCATCATGATTATTTAAAAAAAATAGTACCAGTTTTAGAATCTAATGATACCTTAGCAATAGTTTCTTGTTATACAAAATTTTTCACCAATAAGCTAAGTAATATTGTTTACGAATTAAAACCAATTGGGACTACTTATCATGCTTTGATATTTCAAAATACATTAGTGGCTACATCGTTGTATAGAAAAAAGTGTTGGGAAGAAGTGGGAGGCTATGATGAAACGATGAAGAAAGGTTATGAGGATTGGGAATTTTGGATTGCCCTTACAAAGGGAGGATTAGAATACAAAGTTGTTGAAGAATTTTTGTTCTACTATCGCAGGGCAAAAAAGTCAATGTTAGTTGATACTCGAAATAAATATGCGGAGAAGAATATGGAATATATTTTTAAAAAGCATAAAGATATTTATTGCAAGCATTTTGATAACACAGCCGAAGTACTTTTTTATTACATCAAAACGCATCGAATGGGAAAGATGGAGTTGAAAAAATCATTGGAATACAAAATAGGGAAGTTGATTATGAAACCGTTTCAAATGTTGAAAAAAATATTTAATTTATGA
- a CDS encoding FkbM family methyltransferase, with translation MKIFRVLKRNYRVIKTLLSSHSLFNVMDKIKLSKIKVDTNKKGFVFLKPKGWKHTIKIRKNFIDKEVVYYVLQDLYHLPPSSSKISDNSIILDLGSNIGLTIAHMKHLYPGAKIIGYEMNQQNFLLAKRNIKFYDNVVIYNKAVWCEDGLVSYKKSSNFDAYAIIDNNDDLNIDEVIEVQSMSMNSVIKDNKLTHIDYLKMDIEGAEKAILESEDLSWMDIVYMMNIEMHSITEEDEFNKFLKIIESKGFCAWKDNKHWSSIFAVRNIL, from the coding sequence ATGAAAATATTTCGAGTTTTAAAGAGAAATTATCGTGTGATAAAAACTTTGTTAAGTTCACATTCATTATTTAATGTGATGGATAAAATTAAATTATCAAAAATTAAAGTAGATACTAATAAAAAAGGATTCGTTTTTTTGAAACCAAAAGGGTGGAAACATACTATTAAGATTCGTAAAAATTTTATAGATAAAGAAGTTGTATACTATGTTTTACAAGATTTATATCATTTACCACCTAGTTCATCAAAAATATCGGATAACTCCATAATACTTGATTTGGGAAGTAACATTGGTCTTACTATAGCACATATGAAGCATTTATATCCTGGAGCAAAAATTATTGGATATGAGATGAACCAGCAAAATTTTCTTCTTGCAAAAAGAAACATAAAATTTTATGATAATGTTGTGATTTATAATAAGGCCGTTTGGTGTGAAGATGGTTTAGTATCATATAAAAAAAGTTCAAATTTTGATGCTTATGCTATTATAGATAACAATGATGATCTTAATATTGATGAGGTTATAGAGGTACAATCGATGAGTATGAATAGTGTAATTAAAGATAATAAGCTTACCCATATAGATTATTTAAAGATGGACATTGAAGGTGCTGAAAAAGCAATTCTTGAATCAGAAGATTTAAGTTGGATGGACATAGTGTATATGATGAATATAGAAATGCATTCAATTACTGAAGAAGATGAGTTTAATAAGTTTTTAAAAATTATTGAAAGTAAAGGGTTTTGTGCTTGGAAAGATAATAAGCATTGGTCAAGTATTTTTGCGGTGAGAAATATTCTTTAG
- a CDS encoding glycosyltransferase family 2 protein, with amino-acid sequence MPKLSIITINYNNLEGLKKTVESVVSQTWKELEYIVIDGGSTDGSATYIESQKEYFDYWVSEPDKGIYNAMNKGIKVATGEYLLFLNSGDHLNGTSSLFKVQNQLKDEDFIYFDINVVDNESSFTLENPKEFSFYYLHNNLPCHQCTFIKKEVFDKLGYYDEDLKIVADWKFLLMAILKYNCTYRKVADVFSTFYKGGISSLEENHALIAAERKAVLEVEFSVLLNDLKENFRLQRVLRNLRKSRKINWLIKLGLLNKF; translated from the coding sequence ATGCCTAAATTATCCATCATAACCATCAATTACAACAATCTGGAAGGTTTAAAAAAAACGGTCGAGAGTGTTGTTAGTCAAACTTGGAAAGAGTTGGAGTATATTGTTATTGATGGTGGTTCAACTGATGGAAGTGCAACATATATTGAAAGTCAAAAAGAATATTTTGATTATTGGGTGAGCGAACCCGATAAAGGGATTTACAATGCCATGAATAAAGGAATTAAAGTAGCTACTGGGGAATACTTACTTTTTTTGAATAGTGGAGATCATTTGAATGGTACTTCTTCATTGTTTAAGGTTCAAAATCAATTAAAAGATGAAGATTTTATTTATTTTGATATCAATGTGGTGGATAATGAATCTTCATTCACTTTAGAAAACCCAAAAGAATTTTCTTTTTATTATCTTCATAACAATTTGCCTTGTCATCAATGTACTTTTATTAAAAAAGAAGTGTTTGATAAACTGGGTTATTATGATGAGGATTTAAAAATAGTTGCTGATTGGAAATTTTTACTGATGGCAATTTTAAAATACAATTGTACTTACCGAAAAGTTGCTGATGTGTTTTCGACTTTTTATAAAGGAGGTATTAGTTCTTTAGAAGAAAATCATGCTTTAATTGCAGCAGAAAGGAAAGCAGTTTTAGAAGTAGAATTCTCTGTTTTGCTGAATGATTTAAAGGAGAATTTTAGATTGCAAAGAGTACTAAGAAATTTAAGAAAATCGCGTAAAATAAACTGGTTAATCAAACTAGGTTTACTAAATAAATTTTAG
- a CDS encoding glycosyltransferase family 2 protein yields the protein MISVVIRNKNQATALSFLLKNLTERYAADIAEIIVIDNSSIDDSEAVTMQYGARFVTIEKFSYGGSANRVAQEAQFPIVVIFSAHSYPVSHDFFKLIREKMEANSNLAGLRCLHSTNDYRNYINKVTAKTDPNKSGLIFSGSAFSKKIWEKHPFREDVATFEDKEWSKRVLENGYEIEFVPAIFHYEIKRTPQQHFFRFRNDVVGNYQLWHQDISLLQAVKGLVVSIWNCSKNFIIEFRYAVLRFLYLIKFMGNKPRQF from the coding sequence ATGATTTCAGTAGTCATTCGAAATAAAAATCAGGCCACAGCCTTGTCTTTTCTGCTAAAGAACTTAACCGAAAGATATGCTGCGGATATTGCGGAAATCATTGTAATTGATAACTCATCTATTGATGATAGTGAAGCAGTAACAATGCAATATGGCGCTCGTTTTGTAACTATTGAAAAGTTCAGTTATGGCGGTAGTGCCAATCGGGTGGCTCAGGAAGCTCAGTTTCCTATTGTGGTGATTTTTAGTGCTCATTCCTATCCAGTGAGTCATGATTTTTTTAAGTTAATTAGAGAAAAAATGGAAGCCAATTCCAATTTAGCAGGACTACGTTGTTTGCACTCAACGAATGATTATCGAAATTACATCAATAAGGTTACAGCTAAAACCGATCCTAACAAATCAGGATTGATTTTTTCAGGCTCTGCCTTTAGTAAAAAAATTTGGGAAAAGCATCCGTTCCGGGAAGATGTAGCTACTTTTGAAGACAAAGAATGGTCTAAAAGAGTTTTAGAAAACGGCTACGAAATTGAATTTGTACCTGCTATCTTTCATTACGAAATAAAAAGAACACCCCAACAGCATTTTTTTCGATTTAGGAACGATGTAGTAGGTAATTACCAATTATGGCATCAGGATATTAGTTTATTGCAAGCTGTAAAAGGATTGGTTGTGAGTATTTGGAACTGTAGTAAAAACTTTATAATAGAGTTTAGATATGCTGTTTTAAGGTTTTTGTATTTGATAAAGTTTATGGGAAATAAACCGAGACAGTTTTAA
- a CDS encoding glycosyltransferase family 2 protein, with product MKPKISVITVNYNNLKGLQKTVESVRSQIWQEFEYIIIDGGSTDGSRAYLERNTNLFDYWVSEPDKGVYHAMNKGIARATGEYLLFLNSGDHFYNDKVLEKNQQAIVDYDLIYFNMNVIGENKKFVKEYPDTLSFAYFLKDSLPHPAIFIKKELFQTVGLFKEDFKIVSDWKFFIDSVCKYNCKYFHVDQSLTTFYLDGISSLSENKLLIDKEKQEVLQSNYAAYTQDLEDVLKNMTIIHSLRRSRIIKYLIRFGFLNKF from the coding sequence TTGAAACCTAAAATTTCCGTAATCACAGTAAACTATAATAATCTAAAAGGTTTACAAAAAACTGTAGAAAGTGTCCGTTCTCAAATCTGGCAAGAGTTTGAATACATCATTATTGATGGAGGTTCAACTGATGGAAGTAGGGCTTATTTAGAACGAAATACTAATTTATTTGATTATTGGGTGAGCGAACCAGATAAAGGAGTGTATCATGCTATGAATAAGGGTATTGCCAGAGCAACTGGCGAATATCTGCTTTTTTTGAATAGTGGAGATCATTTTTATAATGACAAAGTTTTAGAAAAAAATCAACAAGCAATAGTAGATTATGATTTGATTTATTTTAATATGAATGTGATAGGGGAGAATAAAAAATTTGTAAAAGAATATCCGGATACATTGTCATTTGCTTATTTTTTAAAGGATAGTTTACCACATCCTGCTATATTTATTAAGAAAGAATTGTTTCAAACAGTTGGTTTGTTTAAAGAGGATTTTAAAATTGTATCCGATTGGAAATTCTTTATTGATAGCGTTTGTAAGTATAATTGTAAATACTTTCATGTTGACCAATCACTAACAACATTTTATTTGGATGGAATAAGTTCTTTGTCAGAAAACAAGCTGCTTATTGATAAAGAAAAGCAAGAGGTTTTACAATCTAATTATGCAGCTTATACACAGGATTTGGAAGATGTTTTAAAAAACATGACAATAATCCATAGTTTAAGACGCTCAAGAATAATTAAGTACTTAATTCGATTTGGGTTTTTAAATAAATTTTAA
- a CDS encoding GDP-L-fucose synthase family protein — MNINSKIYIAGHNGMVGSAIYRNLIGRGFYNIVTRTSSELDLRDTVAVAAFFTQEQPDYVFLAAAKVGGIIANNTYRADFLYDNLMIQNNVIHQSYLHKVKKLLFLGSSCIYPKLAPQPLKEDYLLTGLLEPTNEPYAIAKIAGIKMCDAYRSQYGCNFISAMPTNLYGPNDNYDLQNSHVLPALLRKFHEAKINNYPEVTLWGDGSPLREFLHVDDLAEACHFLIQQYDNLGHVNVGIGMDLSIKELAYLVKNIVGYEGEVIWDTSKPNGTPRKLMDVSKINQMGWKATIPLEKGIAKVYEEKFVL, encoded by the coding sequence ATGAACATCAACTCCAAAATATATATTGCGGGTCACAACGGCATGGTAGGTAGTGCCATTTATAGAAATCTTATAGGTAGAGGGTTTTATAATATAGTTACTCGCACTTCATCTGAACTTGATTTAAGAGATACTGTAGCTGTAGCAGCTTTTTTTACTCAGGAACAACCTGACTATGTATTTCTGGCAGCTGCAAAAGTAGGAGGCATAATAGCCAATAACACCTATAGAGCAGACTTTTTATATGACAATTTGATGATTCAAAATAATGTAATTCATCAAAGCTATTTGCATAAGGTTAAGAAATTATTGTTTTTGGGTTCGAGCTGTATTTATCCTAAATTAGCGCCACAACCTTTAAAAGAAGATTATTTATTAACGGGTTTATTAGAACCTACTAACGAGCCTTATGCCATAGCTAAAATTGCAGGTATTAAAATGTGTGATGCCTATAGAAGTCAGTACGGCTGTAATTTTATTTCGGCAATGCCCACTAATTTATATGGACCTAATGATAATTACGATTTGCAAAACTCACATGTCTTACCAGCCCTATTGCGGAAATTTCATGAAGCTAAAATCAATAATTATCCTGAAGTTACTTTATGGGGTGATGGTTCTCCTTTAAGAGAATTTTTGCATGTGGATGATTTAGCCGAAGCTTGTCATTTTTTAATCCAGCAGTATGATAATTTAGGACATGTAAATGTAGGAATTGGAATGGATTTATCCATAAAAGAATTAGCATATTTAGTGAAAAATATTGTAGGTTATGAAGGAGAGGTAATTTGGGATACCTCAAAACCTAACGGAACCCCAAGAAAATTGATGGATGTGTCTAAAATCAATCAAATGGGTTGGAAAGCTACAATTCCTTTAGAAAAAGGAATCGCTAAGGTGTATGAAGAAAAATTCGTGTTATAA
- the gmd gene encoding GDP-mannose 4,6-dehydratase yields the protein MKKALITGITGQDGSYLAELLLEKGYEVHGIKRRASSFNTQRIDHLYMDLHEENVNFKLHYGDLSDATNIIRIIQEVQPDEIYNLGAMSHVKVSFDSPEYVANVDGIGVLRILEAIRILGLTNKTRFYQASTSELYGSVQEVPQSETTPFYPRSPYGVAKLYGFWIVKNYREAYNMYACNGILFNHESPRRGETFVTRKITMAVARIVLGKQDCLFLGNLNAQRDWGHAKDYVRAMWLMMQQPKAEDFVIATGKTTSVREFVSMAFAECGVELEFTGANENEVGIIKQCHNPELELPIGSIVVKVDTNYYRPTEVDLLIGNPTKAVSQLGWTLEYDLASMVKEMVLSDLEIAKKN from the coding sequence ATGAAAAAGGCTTTAATAACAGGTATTACAGGACAGGACGGATCTTATTTAGCCGAATTGTTATTAGAAAAAGGCTATGAAGTACATGGTATAAAAAGGAGAGCCTCTTCTTTTAATACCCAACGTATCGATCATTTGTATATGGATTTACATGAAGAAAATGTAAATTTCAAATTACACTATGGTGATTTGTCTGATGCAACTAATATTATCAGAATTATTCAGGAAGTACAACCCGACGAGATTTACAATCTTGGAGCCATGTCTCATGTAAAGGTTAGTTTTGATTCTCCTGAATATGTGGCTAATGTAGATGGAATAGGTGTTTTAAGAATTCTGGAAGCCATTCGGATTTTAGGGCTGACCAATAAAACGAGATTTTACCAAGCTTCTACTTCGGAATTATATGGTTCTGTACAAGAAGTCCCTCAGTCAGAGACTACTCCTTTTTATCCTCGTTCACCTTATGGAGTGGCTAAATTATATGGATTTTGGATTGTGAAAAATTATCGGGAAGCCTATAATATGTATGCCTGTAATGGTATTCTTTTTAATCATGAATCACCTCGTAGGGGCGAAACCTTTGTGACCCGAAAAATAACCATGGCTGTGGCACGTATTGTGCTGGGTAAACAGGATTGTTTGTTTTTAGGGAACTTAAATGCCCAACGCGATTGGGGACATGCTAAAGATTATGTAAGAGCCATGTGGTTGATGATGCAACAGCCAAAGGCAGAAGATTTTGTGATTGCAACCGGAAAAACCACTTCGGTTCGTGAGTTTGTGAGTATGGCATTTGCTGAATGTGGTGTCGAACTGGAATTTACAGGAGCAAATGAAAATGAAGTTGGAATCATAAAACAATGCCATAATCCAGAATTGGAATTACCAATAGGGAGCATAGTGGTAAAGGTGGATACTAACTATTATCGTCCTACCGAAGTAGATTTGTTAATAGGTAATCCAACTAAGGCTGTGAGTCAATTAGGTTGGACATTAGAATATGATTTGGCTTCAATGGTCAAAGAAATGGTGCTAAGTGATTTAGAAATTGCAAAAAAGAATTAA
- a CDS encoding glycosyltransferase family 2 protein gives MKQTLSVIIPAYNVERFIEKAIQSVLEQKEVTEIIVINDGSTDATQQIVEQFHSKYPIVKLYHHPNKVNKGRSASRNLGIQKSVGNYIAFLDADDYFLPNRFANDFKLFRENPTCDGVYNAVGFYFYRPATELELKTHQLYTVRQKVAPEALFKNLLYGKCGHFHINGLTVKKSVFDVTGLFNEELIVAEDSEMFWKMAIKCRLETGIIDKAVAIRGVHEDNIFDNEELYKIFNIKLHEAMAVWCSKNKVSTIVIDDVLKWIWMLKYKQQNKLYQDIGAWAQFFFSQPQLLFTKFSIKYFPVIRYRQMLFPFLYRSKN, from the coding sequence ATGAAACAAACACTTTCGGTTATTATTCCTGCCTATAATGTAGAACGCTTTATTGAAAAAGCGATTCAATCAGTTCTGGAACAAAAGGAAGTAACTGAAATTATTGTGATTAATGATGGAAGTACTGATGCTACACAGCAAATAGTAGAACAGTTCCATTCTAAGTATCCTATAGTTAAATTATACCATCACCCTAATAAAGTCAATAAAGGACGTTCGGCTAGTAGAAACTTAGGTATTCAAAAATCCGTAGGAAATTATATTGCTTTTCTGGATGCCGATGATTATTTTTTACCCAATCGTTTTGCCAATGATTTCAAACTATTTAGAGAAAATCCAACTTGTGATGGAGTTTATAATGCAGTGGGTTTTTATTTTTATAGACCTGCAACGGAATTGGAATTAAAAACACACCAACTCTATACGGTTAGACAAAAAGTCGCTCCAGAAGCCTTGTTTAAAAATTTATTGTATGGTAAATGTGGACATTTTCACATTAACGGATTAACTGTTAAAAAATCCGTTTTTGATGTTACAGGATTATTTAATGAGGAATTAATAGTTGCTGAAGATTCCGAAATGTTTTGGAAAATGGCTATCAAGTGCCGTTTAGAAACGGGAATTATTGATAAGGCTGTTGCCATAAGAGGAGTGCATGAGGATAATATTTTTGATAATGAAGAATTGTATAAAATTTTCAACATAAAACTGCACGAAGCAATGGCTGTTTGGTGTAGTAAAAACAAAGTAAGTACTATTGTTATTGATGATGTATTAAAATGGATTTGGATGTTGAAGTACAAACAGCAAAATAAATTGTATCAGGATATTGGAGCATGGGCACAATTTTTTTTCTCACAACCTCAGCTCCTTTTTACCAAGTTTAGTATTAAATATTTTCCAGTTATTAGGTATAGACAAATGCTTTTTCCATTTTTGTATAGAAGTAAAAATTAA
- a CDS encoding glycosyltransferase WbsX family protein, with protein sequence MHQKIKPIAIYLPQFHPVPENDEWWGKGFTEWTNVTKTAPRFLGHYQPHLPADLGFYDLRLEEARLAQEALAKQFGIYGFCYYHYWFNGKRMLYEPLDRKLKNSKENLPFMMCWANENWTKTWIEAERDILLRQEYSEEDDVKHISHLLTYFKDSRYIKVSGKPIFIIYRPELFSDIKKTIQIWKEAVKREGFPDLYIGFARKSVKEKFPEYFDFAFEFQPSFSDTPRAPKMSLLKRIKIKSTKILGIYKQPKIVINDYETYSNYQMQQVYNQKVFPGITPMWDNSARKKNFPFILHESSPLKYKSWLQHIKDNYPWDKVPEPFLFINAWNEWAEGNHLEPCQKWNLDYLKATQEVLK encoded by the coding sequence ATGCATCAAAAAATTAAACCTATTGCTATTTATTTGCCCCAATTCCATCCTGTACCTGAGAATGATGAATGGTGGGGTAAAGGGTTTACTGAGTGGACAAATGTGACTAAAACCGCTCCTCGATTTCTAGGGCATTATCAACCACATTTACCTGCTGATTTAGGGTTTTATGATTTAAGATTAGAAGAAGCTCGGTTGGCTCAAGAGGCCTTAGCCAAGCAATTTGGAATTTATGGGTTTTGTTATTATCATTACTGGTTTAATGGAAAGAGAATGTTGTATGAACCATTGGATAGAAAATTAAAAAACTCCAAGGAAAACCTTCCTTTTATGATGTGTTGGGCTAACGAAAATTGGACCAAAACATGGATAGAAGCAGAACGAGATATATTGTTAAGGCAAGAGTATTCTGAAGAAGATGATGTTAAGCATATCAGCCATTTATTGACTTATTTTAAAGATTCACGATATATAAAAGTAAGTGGAAAACCAATATTTATAATTTATCGTCCTGAATTATTTTCGGATATAAAAAAAACAATCCAAATTTGGAAAGAAGCCGTTAAAAGAGAAGGTTTCCCAGATTTATATATTGGTTTTGCTCGAAAGTCAGTCAAAGAAAAATTTCCAGAATATTTTGATTTCGCATTTGAGTTTCAGCCCAGTTTTTCAGATACACCAAGAGCTCCAAAAATGAGTTTATTGAAAAGAATCAAAATTAAAAGTACTAAAATTTTAGGTATTTATAAACAACCTAAAATAGTTATTAATGATTATGAGACTTATTCTAATTATCAAATGCAGCAAGTTTATAATCAAAAAGTCTTTCCTGGAATTACCCCCATGTGGGATAACTCAGCAAGGAAAAAGAACTTCCCTTTTATTCTGCATGAATCATCTCCTCTAAAATACAAAAGCTGGTTGCAACATATAAAGGATAATTATCCTTGGGATAAAGTTCCAGAACCATTTTTGTTTATTAATGCGTGGAATGAATGGGCAGAAGGAAATCATCTGGAACCTTGTCAAAAATGGAATTTAGATTATTTAAAGGCAACTCAAGAAGTATTGAAATAA
- a CDS encoding glycosyltransferase family 2 protein: MPQKISVIIPCYNQASFLEQTLQSVLDQTYIHWECIIINDGSQDNTEEEVRQWLQKDTRFKYIFKRNGGLSSARNIGLANATGDYIQLLDADDLLKPEKFEYQLQDLQIHDISVSDYFSFLENDTERSVPNRYLSPFLSEQEFKREIILDWEYRKSIPCHSVLFKKILIDKHRLNFDESLLNHEDWVFWTKLFYYSESIKNNENVLALYRIHNKAMSVDFKIMKLGFLKAALILMHFFKTEKNREFQKLSKIKYKEIQKKGSKSIYKRIKDKLARIYHYASKN, from the coding sequence ATGCCTCAAAAAATATCTGTTATAATACCTTGTTATAATCAAGCTTCTTTTTTGGAGCAAACGCTTCAATCTGTATTGGATCAAACATATATTCACTGGGAATGTATAATTATTAATGATGGGAGTCAAGATAATACTGAGGAAGAAGTTCGTCAATGGTTGCAAAAAGATACTCGTTTCAAATATATTTTTAAAAGAAATGGAGGTTTGTCGAGTGCAAGAAATATTGGTTTAGCTAATGCGACTGGAGATTATATACAACTCTTAGATGCTGATGATTTATTGAAACCTGAGAAATTTGAATATCAGTTACAAGACCTTCAAATTCATGATATTAGTGTTTCAGATTATTTTTCTTTTTTAGAAAATGATACTGAGAGAAGTGTGCCAAATAGGTATTTGTCTCCGTTTTTGTCTGAACAAGAGTTCAAAAGAGAAATTATTTTAGATTGGGAATATAGAAAATCAATTCCATGTCATTCAGTTTTGTTTAAAAAAATACTAATAGATAAGCATCGACTTAATTTCGATGAATCGTTATTGAATCATGAAGATTGGGTGTTTTGGACGAAGCTCTTTTATTATTCGGAGAGTATAAAAAACAATGAAAATGTTTTAGCTTTATACAGAATTCATAATAAAGCTATGAGTGTAGATTTTAAAATAATGAAACTAGGTTTTTTAAAAGCAGCTTTAATTTTAATGCACTTTTTCAAAACAGAAAAAAATAGAGAGTTTCAGAAACTTTCAAAGATAAAATACAAAGAGATACAGAAAAAAGGGTCTAAATCAATATATAAAAGAATAAAAGATAAATTAGCTCGAATTTACCATTATGCATCAAAAAATTAA